AAGAAGCAGTTTAGAGATGTTACGTCCTCTGAACATTGGCAGGTCCTTAGCAGGTGGGCTCACAGCAGTAAGAGCAGCAGGCTGGACGGCAGCAAGACTGGCCACAGTAGGATGGACGGCAGCAAGAAGCCTGGGCATTGTGCAGCTGGCAGCAAGATGGGGGAGTGCAGCTGACCACACAGCAAGGTGGCAGGCAAGTGCCCTCAACCCTGCAGTCTGGGCGGCACCACCTGGTGCGGCAGCTCTCTCCTCCACAGCACTCAGGTACATAACATCTGGTCCTGCAGGTGGTCTCACAGTTGGAGCCACTGCCAAACCCAGAACCGGACCCAAAGCCGAATCCATAGCCGGACCCGTAGCCAAACCCACAGCCTCCCTGTTGGCAACAGCTGGATCCACAACTGTCTTGGCCGCAGCTAGATCCGCAGTTCCCCTCAAGGGAGAAGCTGGGGAAGCCACAGAAGCTGGTAGAGCAGGAGTTGCAGCAGGCCATGGTGTTGGGAGATGGACTTTGAGTTTACGAAGAGAAGTTACTGAGACTTTGTTCTCTCCTTCCTAGTTGCACCTTTTATATATTCTATGGCCAGCTACTGTTTACATGAGACACAAAAGCTCTTCCTTATTTTTATGTAGACCAACTTCTCTTTAGCTCTCTGATTGGCCTGTCAATGAGACACTCATGGAATAACATGTGCAGTAATTCCAAAATTACTCTGCTTTTATGGTT
The DNA window shown above is from Notamacropus eugenii isolate mMacEug1 chromosome 2, mMacEug1.pri_v2, whole genome shotgun sequence and carries:
- the LOC140524009 gene encoding keratin, high-sulfur matrix protein, B2C-like, with translation MACCNSCSTSFCGFPSFSLEGNCGSSCGQDSCGSSCCQQGGCGFGYGSGYGFGFGSGSGFGSGSNCETTCRTRCYVPECCGGESCRTRWCRPDCRVEGTCLPPCCVVSCTPPSCCQLHNAQASCCRPSYCGQSCCRPACCSYCCEPTC